A genomic window from Gossypium hirsutum isolate 1008001.06 chromosome D10, Gossypium_hirsutum_v2.1, whole genome shotgun sequence includes:
- the LOC121222106 gene encoding uncharacterized protein, with product MSRNLSVSGHLSSEVTSSAVHGVEDSDTGVDGGFRRSRWCQWQVVAEACEAATRVSFSFWLKISLGFWARVFVLGLEFWVQVWVGLGGYWVGIGFGCLGFESRVKIGLVDWI from the exons ATGTCAAGAAACCTTTCAGTTTCCGGCCACCTATCCTCAGAGGTGACTTCCTCGGCCGTTCACGGCGTTGAAGACTCGGATACAG GAGTTGACGGAGGTTTCAGGCGGAGCAGGTGGTGTCAGTGGCAGGTGGTGGCAGAGGCATGTGAGGCGGCAACTAGGGTTTCCTTCTCCTTTTGGCTGAAAATTAGTTTAGgtttttgggctagggttttcgTACTTGGGCTTGAATTTTGGGTTCAGGTTTGGGTTGGTTTAGGTGGGTATTGGGTTGGTATTGGTTTTGGGTGTTTGGGTTTTGAGTCCCGAgttaaaattgggctt GTTGACTGgatttaa